Proteins encoded by one window of Azospirillum brasilense:
- a CDS encoding DMT family transporter encodes MTQAAALPAVDSDDTRRAIGCFLLAIFLFAGMDTLIKYLSSGYPVAQLMFARSVVALVLVGGISVARGGWGGMRTRRPFAHVFRSLAGLLSMGCFFYAFRHLPLAEVYVLSFAGPLFITALSMPLLGEPVGWRRWAAVLVGFGGVVVMARPEADAPLLPILVGVAAAFFYALAMIAVRGLSRTESNTAIVVYLLLTTTVVSGVAAIPDWVQPGGFDLGLMLLVGTLGGAAQVLMTQAFRLGRAAVVAPFEYTGMIWATLLGFLVFGDVPTPTVLAGAGIIIASGLYILYRETLRRGG; translated from the coding sequence ATGACCCAGGCCGCCGCTCTTCCCGCCGTTGACAGCGATGACACCCGCCGCGCCATCGGCTGCTTCCTGCTGGCCATCTTCCTGTTCGCGGGAATGGACACGCTCATCAAGTATCTGAGCAGCGGGTATCCGGTGGCGCAGCTCATGTTCGCGCGGTCGGTGGTGGCGCTGGTGCTGGTCGGCGGCATTTCGGTGGCGCGCGGTGGCTGGGGCGGGATGCGCACGCGGCGGCCCTTCGCCCACGTCTTCCGCTCGCTGGCCGGGCTGCTGTCGATGGGCTGCTTCTTCTACGCTTTTCGGCATCTGCCGCTGGCCGAGGTCTATGTGCTGAGCTTCGCCGGGCCGCTGTTCATCACAGCGCTGTCCATGCCGCTGCTCGGCGAGCCGGTGGGCTGGCGGCGCTGGGCGGCGGTGCTGGTCGGCTTCGGCGGCGTGGTGGTGATGGCCCGTCCGGAGGCCGACGCGCCGCTCCTGCCGATTCTCGTCGGCGTGGCCGCGGCTTTCTTCTACGCGCTGGCGATGATCGCGGTGCGCGGCCTGTCGCGGACCGAGAGCAACACGGCCATCGTCGTCTATCTGCTGCTGACCACCACGGTGGTGAGCGGCGTTGCGGCGATCCCCGACTGGGTGCAACCGGGCGGCTTCGACCTTGGGCTGATGCTCCTGGTCGGCACGCTGGGCGGGGCGGCGCAGGTGCTGATGACCCAGGCCTTCCGTCTGGGCCGCGCCGCGGTGGTCGCACCCTTCGAGTACACGGGGATGATCTGGGCGACCCTGCTCGGCTTCCTGGTCTTCGGCGACGTGCCGACCCCCACCGTGCTGGCCGGGGCGGGGATCATCATCGCCAGCGGTCTCTACATCCTTTATCGGGAAACGCTGCGCCGCGGCGGCTGA
- a CDS encoding STAS domain-containing protein, producing MRPTPSHSTVTLHPFATARGGCGLCAVLSGRVDHAALPGLTPLLRRVADARALTLCVDLGRVEVLDSCGIGILLALRNAVLDRGGAIAFENHPPRIRRVLERSRIIALTGPPLSQNDCSALPAAA from the coding sequence ATGCGGCCCACCCCGTCGCACAGCACCGTCACCCTGCACCCCTTCGCCACGGCGCGGGGCGGCTGCGGGTTGTGCGCCGTCCTGTCGGGGCGGGTCGACCACGCCGCCCTGCCCGGCCTGACGCCCCTGCTCCGCCGCGTCGCCGACGCGCGGGCCTTGACCCTGTGCGTCGATCTGGGACGGGTGGAGGTCCTCGATTCCTGCGGCATCGGCATTCTGCTGGCGCTCCGCAACGCGGTGCTCGACCGCGGCGGCGCCATCGCCTTCGAGAATCACCCGCCGCGAATCCGGCGGGTGCTGGAGCGCAGCCGGATCATCGCGCTGACCGGCCCGCCGCTCTCCCAAAATGATTGCTCGGCGCTTCCCGCCGCCGCCTGA
- a CDS encoding ABC transporter substrate-binding protein — MRRFLSILSATAFSAVFSASVPHGAALAGEASVPVLVPLTGFLSLEGTSQRNGAVLALKDAPAGVAVRSEVIDTGTSPEAAVTALERAAGGKVTAVAASMLGTQMLAMLPLAQDYKIPLVTVSGTASITEQGNPWVFRFFPGDAVTKEAHARYVAEELGKKRPAVIYQTTAYGQSGKAHLEQAFKKLGVEPVFEEGVDPAAKDLLPVLTKALAAKPDVLVLHLHSGPTALFIRQAAANGVAVPIVAGSAMHQPSTAALLEPAELKGVCAETAASPISGGSPEVEAFTAAYRAAFNAEPDAFALGQYDGIRMVLGAVQGGADSADAVRKVLSAGTHQGLAMTYKSDGKGNMAHSAVIVCYDGASRVPAIAKRYDNVTGVVTGMVK, encoded by the coding sequence ATGCGGCGCTTCCTTTCCATCCTCTCGGCAACGGCTTTTTCGGCGGTCTTTTCGGCGTCGGTCCCCCACGGCGCGGCGCTGGCCGGTGAGGCCTCGGTCCCCGTGCTGGTGCCGCTGACCGGCTTCCTGTCGCTGGAGGGGACGAGCCAGCGCAACGGCGCCGTCCTGGCGCTGAAGGACGCGCCCGCGGGTGTGGCGGTGCGGTCGGAGGTGATCGACACCGGCACCTCGCCGGAGGCCGCCGTTACGGCGCTGGAGCGTGCGGCGGGCGGCAAGGTCACGGCGGTGGCGGCCAGCATGCTGGGCACGCAGATGCTGGCGATGCTGCCGCTGGCCCAGGACTACAAAATTCCGCTGGTCACCGTGTCGGGTACGGCAAGCATCACCGAGCAGGGCAACCCCTGGGTCTTCCGCTTCTTCCCCGGCGACGCGGTGACCAAGGAGGCCCACGCCCGCTACGTGGCGGAGGAGCTGGGGAAGAAGCGCCCGGCGGTGATCTACCAGACGACGGCCTACGGGCAGAGCGGCAAGGCCCATCTGGAGCAGGCCTTCAAGAAGCTCGGCGTCGAGCCGGTGTTCGAGGAGGGGGTGGACCCCGCCGCCAAGGATCTGCTGCCGGTCCTGACCAAGGCGCTGGCCGCCAAGCCCGACGTGCTGGTGCTGCATCTGCATTCCGGCCCGACCGCCCTGTTCATCCGGCAGGCGGCGGCCAACGGGGTGGCGGTGCCGATCGTCGCCGGCTCCGCCATGCACCAGCCGAGCACCGCGGCGCTTCTGGAGCCGGCCGAGCTGAAGGGCGTCTGCGCCGAGACGGCGGCCTCGCCGATCTCCGGCGGCAGCCCGGAGGTGGAGGCCTTCACCGCCGCCTACCGCGCCGCCTTCAACGCGGAGCCCGACGCCTTCGCGCTCGGCCAGTATGACGGCATCCGCATGGTGCTGGGGGCGGTGCAGGGCGGTGCGGACAGCGCGGATGCGGTGCGCAAGGTCCTGTCCGCCGGGACCCACCAGGGCCTCGCCATGACCTACAAGTCGGACGGCAAGGGCAACATGGCGCATTCCGCGGTGATCGTCTGCTACGACGGCGCCTCGCGCGTGCCGGCGATCGCCAAGCGCTACGACAATGTGACCGGTGTGGTGACCGGGATGGTGAAGTGA
- a CDS encoding branched-chain amino acid ABC transporter permease, which yields MITLQLLVNGLALGAAYALVALGFVLVLNATAAVNFAQGDLVMAGGLLGVALAPHLPGYLPLPGLLLLPVVLVLMAGLGLLLAAAAYLPLRRRPPVAVFISTIAAGIILQNGASVLFGPEPRAAPPLLGGGTLDLGGLVVAEQSLAIIAVAALLIAGQQWLFGRTQLGRRLRATAQDPEMARACGVPVTAMILITFALGTAFAGAAGLLLANRYFVTPTAGGDLILKAYIAVTIGGWGSVPGAVAGALLIALFEVGVSSVLSYPVALGLLYATLLVILVARPQGLFGEAARRRA from the coding sequence TTGATCACCCTGCAGCTTCTCGTCAACGGCCTCGCCCTGGGCGCGGCCTATGCGCTGGTCGCGCTGGGCTTCGTGCTGGTGCTGAACGCCACCGCGGCGGTGAATTTCGCGCAGGGCGATCTCGTGATGGCCGGCGGGCTGCTCGGCGTGGCGCTGGCGCCGCATCTGCCGGGGTATCTGCCGCTGCCCGGGCTGCTCCTGCTGCCGGTGGTGCTGGTGCTGATGGCCGGGCTTGGGCTTCTGCTGGCGGCGGCGGCCTATCTGCCGCTGCGCCGCCGCCCGCCGGTGGCGGTCTTCATCAGCACCATCGCGGCGGGGATCATCCTGCAGAACGGCGCCTCCGTCCTGTTCGGGCCGGAGCCGCGGGCGGCACCGCCGCTGCTGGGCGGCGGGACGCTCGACCTCGGCGGGCTGGTGGTGGCGGAGCAGTCGCTGGCGATCATCGCCGTCGCCGCTCTGCTGATCGCCGGGCAGCAATGGCTGTTCGGGCGGACCCAGCTCGGCCGGCGCCTGCGCGCCACGGCGCAGGACCCGGAGATGGCGCGGGCCTGCGGCGTGCCGGTGACGGCGATGATCCTGATCACCTTCGCGCTCGGCACCGCCTTCGCCGGTGCGGCGGGGCTGCTGCTCGCCAACCGCTACTTCGTCACGCCAACGGCCGGCGGCGACCTGATCCTGAAGGCCTACATCGCGGTGACCATCGGCGGCTGGGGCTCCGTGCCCGGGGCGGTCGCCGGCGCGCTGCTGATCGCGCTGTTCGAGGTGGGGGTGTCGTCGGTGCTGTCCTATCCGGTGGCGCTGGGGCTGCTCTACGCGACGCTGCTGGTCATCCTGGTCGCCCGCCCGCAGGGGCTGTTCGGGGAGGCGGCGCGGCGCCGTGCGTAA
- a CDS encoding branched-chain amino acid ABC transporter ATP-binding protein/permease — MMLAVLVAYALLYASPYGLRVLTVAGVYALAAIGFQIVFGLGGALSLAHGAFFGIGAYATGILGSQWGWGFAATFPVSLLVPLLLALLVGLPVLRLESHYFALATLGIAQVVHLLAVNSPDLTGGANGLPGVPGIVLFGWAVPRGLPLAAVVWGFVALGGLLAWRLARGRWGRALTLVRDDPLAAGTLGLDVGGLRLAAFALSAVYAGAAGALAVHTQRVVSPEVLEFPVMVSVLTIAVVGGRGRVAGAILGAVLLLHLPEWFRFLERSYLIVYGVALLATIVLAPHGLTGLLDRLFPARPAPMPRPEAPPEKAIPNGPLLRVEGLIKGFGGVRAVDGVSLTLEAGTITGLIGPNGSGKTTLVNLISGLETPDGGRVLMGNADLAGQRPDRIARAGIARTFQAVSLPEGASVLAAVAAARLERDGSIALAEAHALWALERLGAADLAAKPCAGLPAALRRRVELARALARQPAVLLLDEPAAGLTDGEKAELAGHLRAIAATGTALLVVEHDMGFLLPLAGHVLCLDQGRPLYAGPPEGVRSDPAVVAAYLGEGA; from the coding sequence ATGATGCTTGCGGTGCTGGTGGCGTACGCGCTGCTGTACGCGTCGCCCTATGGGCTGCGCGTGCTGACCGTGGCGGGGGTGTACGCGCTGGCCGCCATCGGCTTCCAGATCGTCTTCGGGCTGGGCGGCGCGCTGTCGCTGGCTCATGGTGCCTTCTTCGGGATCGGGGCCTACGCCACCGGTATTTTGGGGAGTCAGTGGGGTTGGGGCTTCGCCGCGACCTTTCCGGTGTCGCTTTTGGTGCCGCTGCTGCTGGCCCTGCTCGTCGGGCTGCCGGTGCTGCGGCTGGAATCCCATTACTTCGCCCTGGCGACGCTCGGCATCGCGCAGGTCGTCCATCTGCTGGCGGTCAACAGCCCTGACCTGACCGGCGGCGCCAACGGCTTGCCTGGGGTACCGGGCATCGTCCTGTTCGGCTGGGCGGTGCCGCGCGGCCTGCCGCTGGCGGCGGTGGTCTGGGGCTTCGTGGCCCTGGGCGGGCTGTTGGCCTGGAGGCTGGCGCGCGGGCGCTGGGGGCGGGCGCTGACGCTGGTGCGCGACGACCCGCTGGCCGCCGGCACGCTGGGTCTGGACGTCGGCGGGCTGAGGCTGGCCGCCTTCGCGCTGAGCGCCGTCTATGCCGGGGCGGCGGGCGCCTTGGCGGTGCACACCCAGCGCGTCGTCTCGCCGGAGGTGCTGGAGTTCCCCGTGATGGTCTCCGTCCTGACCATCGCCGTGGTCGGCGGGCGGGGGCGGGTGGCCGGGGCGATCCTGGGGGCGGTGCTGCTGCTCCATCTGCCGGAGTGGTTCCGCTTCCTGGAGCGCAGCTATCTGATCGTCTACGGCGTGGCCCTGCTCGCCACCATCGTGCTGGCGCCGCACGGGCTGACCGGCCTGCTCGACCGGCTGTTCCCGGCCCGCCCGGCGCCGATGCCCAGGCCCGAAGCGCCGCCGGAAAAGGCCATTCCAAACGGGCCTTTGCTGCGGGTCGAGGGGCTGATCAAGGGTTTTGGCGGGGTGCGGGCGGTGGACGGCGTGTCGCTGACGCTGGAGGCCGGGACCATCACCGGGCTGATCGGCCCCAACGGCTCCGGCAAGACGACGCTGGTCAACCTGATCTCCGGCCTGGAGACGCCGGACGGCGGGCGGGTGCTGATGGGCAATGCGGATTTGGCGGGACAGCGGCCCGACCGCATCGCCCGCGCCGGGATCGCCCGTACCTTCCAGGCGGTCAGCCTGCCGGAGGGCGCCAGCGTCCTGGCCGCCGTCGCCGCGGCGCGGCTGGAGCGCGACGGCTCGATCGCCCTGGCCGAGGCGCACGCTCTGTGGGCGCTGGAGCGGCTGGGCGCGGCGGACCTCGCCGCCAAACCCTGCGCCGGCCTGCCGGCGGCGCTGCGCCGCCGGGTGGAACTGGCCCGCGCGCTGGCCCGCCAGCCCGCCGTGCTGCTGCTCGACGAACCGGCGGCCGGGCTGACCGACGGGGAGAAGGCGGAGTTGGCCGGTCATCTGCGCGCCATCGCCGCCACCGGCACCGCGCTGCTGGTGGTGGAGCACGACATGGGCTTCCTGCTGCCGCTCGCCGGCCATGTGCTGTGCCTGGACCAGGGGCGCCCGCTCTACGCCGGCCCACCGGAGGGGGTGCGCAGCGATCCCGCCGTGGTCGCCGCCTATCTGGGGGAGGGGGCATGA
- a CDS encoding ABC transporter ATP-binding protein — MTGAPLLQVEGLSAGYGGAVAVDRLSLSVAAGEAVALLGANGAGKSTLLKAILGLVPAMGGRIRLDGEEIGALAPERRVRSGLGYVPEGRRVFPGMSVRDNLEVASWLGRAERARDLERVFALFPALEGKAEERAWRLSGGQQQMLAVGRALMGRPRVLLLDEPSLGLSPKLAGEVFAAVRAIAATGTAVLVAEQSAARALSAAGRVVLLRLGRAVHDGPVETLPADALRDAFLGG, encoded by the coding sequence ATGACGGGGGCTCCCCTGCTGCAGGTCGAGGGGCTGAGCGCTGGCTATGGCGGGGCGGTCGCCGTGGACCGCCTGTCGCTGTCCGTGGCGGCGGGCGAGGCGGTGGCTCTGCTGGGCGCCAACGGGGCGGGCAAGTCGACGCTGCTCAAGGCCATCCTCGGCCTCGTCCCGGCGATGGGTGGGCGCATCCGGCTGGATGGCGAGGAGATCGGCGCCCTTGCCCCGGAACGGCGGGTGCGCAGCGGCCTGGGCTATGTGCCGGAGGGCCGGCGCGTCTTCCCCGGCATGAGCGTGCGCGACAATCTGGAGGTGGCGAGCTGGCTGGGCCGGGCCGAGCGTGCCCGCGACCTGGAGCGCGTCTTCGCCCTGTTCCCCGCGCTGGAGGGCAAGGCGGAGGAGCGGGCGTGGCGCCTGTCCGGCGGGCAGCAGCAGATGCTGGCGGTGGGCCGCGCGCTGATGGGCCGCCCGCGGGTGCTGCTGCTCGACGAGCCGTCGCTCGGCCTGTCGCCCAAGCTGGCCGGGGAGGTCTTCGCCGCCGTCCGCGCCATCGCCGCGACCGGAACGGCGGTGCTGGTCGCCGAGCAGAGCGCCGCCCGCGCCCTGTCCGCCGCCGGTCGTGTCGTCCTGCTGCGCCTCGGCCGGGCGGTCCATGACGGGCCGGTGGAAACCCTGCCCGCCGACGCGTTGAGGGACGCCTTTCTGGGCGGCTGA
- a CDS encoding chloride channel protein gives MTGIRGAAGDAAGALTKAHNPGRRFLRVLTRRSLRDSVLGVLMLAGAIGAGVGLAVALLHEAVVWTQSFVFSVAHGQALGEAALADPWRTLLVPAGGGLLLGVMVKLVRRWRSNDIVDPVEANALYGGKMSLIDSLRLTLATLLSNGSGASVGMEAAYTQAGAGIASTLGQRLHLRRADLRMLVGCGAAAAISAAYGAPLAGAFYAFELVMGGYTIATLAPIGAASVAAVAVAHWLSDPSPVLFFGRPAAVEGWDYVACGVLGFLAGWLSILAMQAVTVAERGFRALPIPVWGRPALGGLALGALALAVPQVLGAGPGADPSQLARGLEAMAILLVAKIVASALSLGSGFRGGLFSASLLLGGLFGGLAYGVLDLLVPGLGLDRMLLVLAGMGAVAAGIIGAPVTMVLLVLEATQDFWAASGVLIGVVVSTTVVRQAFGYSFATWRFHLRGVPIRGAYDVGWVSELTAMRLMRGDVKTILTTQTLDTLRRLHPLGAAKTVFAVEPDGSYAGIIDMGAVHDPSLGEEDAKTPVGELAKHADDFLRPGDDVRSVLHRFSSAEVESLPVLASPTDRRIVGYVTEAYALRRYSQELERQRGEELGERSLYGRD, from the coding sequence ATGACGGGAATCCGGGGCGCCGCGGGGGACGCGGCCGGCGCCCTGACCAAAGCACACAACCCCGGCCGGCGGTTCCTCAGGGTGCTGACACGGCGGAGCCTGCGCGACAGCGTCCTGGGCGTGCTGATGCTCGCCGGGGCCATCGGCGCCGGGGTCGGGCTGGCCGTGGCCCTGCTGCACGAGGCCGTGGTCTGGACGCAGTCCTTCGTCTTTTCGGTCGCCCACGGGCAGGCTCTGGGTGAGGCCGCGCTGGCCGACCCCTGGCGGACCCTGCTGGTGCCGGCCGGCGGCGGTCTGTTGCTCGGCGTGATGGTGAAGCTGGTGCGGCGCTGGCGCTCCAACGACATCGTCGACCCCGTCGAGGCGAACGCCCTCTACGGCGGCAAGATGTCCCTGATCGACAGCTTGCGCCTGACCCTGGCGACCCTGCTGTCCAACGGCTCCGGCGCGTCGGTGGGGATGGAGGCGGCCTACACCCAGGCGGGGGCGGGCATCGCCTCGACGCTTGGGCAAAGGCTCCATCTGCGGCGGGCGGACCTGCGCATGCTGGTCGGCTGCGGGGCGGCCGCGGCGATCTCCGCCGCTTACGGCGCGCCGCTGGCCGGCGCCTTCTACGCCTTCGAGCTGGTCATGGGCGGCTACACCATCGCCACGCTGGCCCCGATCGGGGCGGCCTCGGTCGCCGCGGTGGCGGTGGCCCATTGGCTGAGCGACCCGTCCCCGGTCCTGTTCTTCGGCCGGCCGGCGGCGGTGGAGGGCTGGGATTACGTGGCCTGCGGGGTCCTCGGCTTCCTGGCGGGCTGGCTCAGCATCCTCGCCATGCAGGCGGTGACGGTGGCCGAGCGCGGCTTCCGCGCGCTGCCCATCCCCGTCTGGGGGCGCCCGGCGCTGGGTGGGCTCGCGCTGGGTGCTCTGGCTCTGGCGGTGCCGCAGGTGCTGGGCGCCGGTCCCGGCGCCGACCCGTCGCAACTGGCCCGCGGGCTGGAGGCCATGGCAATCCTGCTGGTCGCCAAGATCGTGGCGTCGGCTCTGTCGCTCGGCTCCGGCTTCCGCGGCGGGCTGTTCAGCGCCTCGCTGCTGCTGGGCGGGCTGTTCGGCGGGCTGGCCTATGGGGTGCTCGACCTGCTGGTGCCGGGGCTGGGGCTCGACCGGATGCTGCTGGTGCTGGCCGGCATGGGGGCGGTGGCCGCCGGCATCATCGGCGCGCCGGTCACCATGGTGCTTCTGGTGCTGGAGGCGACGCAGGATTTCTGGGCGGCGTCCGGCGTGCTGATCGGCGTGGTGGTGTCGACCACCGTGGTCCGGCAGGCCTTCGGCTATTCCTTCGCGACGTGGCGTTTCCACCTGCGCGGCGTGCCGATCCGCGGCGCCTACGACGTTGGCTGGGTGTCGGAGTTGACGGCGATGCGGCTGATGCGCGGCGACGTGAAGACGATCCTGACCACCCAGACGCTGGACACGCTGCGCCGCCTGCACCCGCTGGGCGCCGCCAAGACCGTCTTCGCGGTGGAGCCGGACGGTTCCTACGCCGGCATCATCGACATGGGCGCCGTTCATGACCCGTCGCTGGGCGAGGAGGACGCGAAGACGCCGGTCGGCGAACTGGCCAAGCACGCCGACGACTTCCTGCGGCCCGGCGACGACGTGCGCAGTGTGCTGCATCGCTTCAGCAGCGCCGAGGTGGAGTCCCTGCCGGTCCTCGCCTCACCCACCGACCGCCGGATCGTCGGCTACGTCACCGAGGCCTACGCCCTGCGCCGCTACAGCC